A segment of the Eleutherodactylus coqui strain aEleCoq1 chromosome 6, aEleCoq1.hap1, whole genome shotgun sequence genome:
AAGGTGAACCACCATGCTTGGAATCAAACTGAAATATGGGCCAGACGATCAAGGCAGAAGCGTAGAGGAGGACCGCAAGGAGGGCGTAACCACTGAGGAACTTCTCAAAAGCACAGGGCAACCAGCTAGTGCACTCTCCGACACACATGATAACGACCAGAATAGAAATGATAAAGCAGATACAGTAGACGGACAAACACCATTTCAGTGCATCATGCCTATCGTACGAAACCGGGTCGGAAATAAAGACAAAAATAACGCAGGCAATGTAGCTTTCGATGACTTTCAGAAGGCCAGGAACAGTCGCCATGTACCCCGTAACTTCTCCTGGATGAGCTCTGGTGAAGCACACTTCGATGATGTAGGCCAAGGTGGCAAGGCATGAAAACACAGTGGCCACAATTTTAATAGTCCGCTGATTGCCAGAGTTTCCATCTCCCAGGAAGTACAATGGATAAATGacggaagcagagagacacatcaGGACGGCAAACATGGCAAAAGTGATTGGGAAGTTCTTCCATGACACTGGCATCCGGTTTTGGACTCCGCTGACCTCTACAATAAGGATCACTATAGTAACTGCGAAGCAGAAGCACCAGGAGAACATGCACAGATCTCCAGTTCTGCCATGATACACTCTATGATGGGCCACCAAGCTGAAAGTAACACAGGTGAAGATGGCTGCAAGAATGCGCACAATTCCGACAGGAGACTTTAAGATATGGGCGTTGACCGCCACGGTCCTCTTTTGGACTGGCATGCTTGATGTACCtatcaaaaagggggggggggggggggggggagacacaaTTAAAAATAGAGTAGCAAGTAGAGTAAAATTAATTCTAGTTGAAGACAAAATTTCATAACATTTTAGCAGTGGAGATATTGCAACAAGCTACAAAGATTCAAGTTGTAGGATGGCCACACTAGTAAGAAGCGAAAATGTTGGAGATTCCCATTCACTTTGGAGCGTGAACGTGAAACAGCATCTTAGCAGATACAAGTTGAAAGCCACTGGTTTATAGAATTAGGACTTGCATTGCTGGAGAGTGAGTAGGACCTGTATGTGCTGCCCTTGTacagatccggccgcgaaggaaggaagatccgcatcgtccggagcaggtgagtttattatgATTTTAGGTCtatcgcggatccggacggcttccatagaagcctgtgggagacccgcacgaaagtggagcatgtccatttttctcccccgcaggcggatctgcgcctgacgggaaaagtgacatccgcaggtatttaactacctgcgggtgtccaatgcatccctatggggcgcgaatCCGCGTGCGGAAAAAATATTGCagatttaaaataaacatttccccgtggacatgaggccttagtggttTACATAGGGAGGGGGCTCCGTCTGTAAGCCCATCGATGACTCTGTACTGCAATGACAGGGTGCTGACAGGATGCCATGGCAGTCAGGAGTCTAACATAGGTCCCTAGGCCTGCCATGGACAAGAGCCCATTAAACTCTGCCTAAGGCCGTCTGccaggatcccgcagcggaatccggtaTACCTGCAAAATTTGTGATTTGGATGACCGTGCGCGGGGGGTCGCTGTCAGTCATGCGCAAGAcagaatttaaaagaaaaaaatatttctatttacagcaccgtcgctaggcaatgacacgggCACCTGCGGCCCATCcgtaatgttaattgcgtatagaTTGCtggtcggacggcctccattaacTTCCATGGAAGCGTCCGCAcagagtccacagcaaaatagagcatactgcgatttttccctCTGCTCGCGCAATACGCAATTCCTATCCGAGAGTGGGAAGGAAAAGGCAAAAGTAGATACCTTTGAATGCGTGCAATTTGCTGGAGTTACTCCACGCGAACACCATCATAGATTTCGCAATAGGAATCCGGtcgtatgaagccggcctaagggaactacatgcattcagaaaacaccactcaaattcgcagcatttttaccGCGTTTAAGAGCAGCTTTTTGTAACACGTCACATCGTTTGACAGCCCATCATTTGTGAGGAGTTGTGTTAAAAACTGCGAAAATAGAGCAAATAGTGCTCAAAAATTGCGGCGTTAGAAACTCTGCGTTTGAGCgcaggtctgtgaggccccattgaaatcaatggcggcgttgtactgcggttagccctaatcgtggtaaaaagcggcCGACGTTAGAACGGCCTAAAGCAGAGTCTAATAAGCTGCCTGTCAATATAAGGcttttttcacatgagcgcatatcagctggcgttttcacggccggctgatatgcgctgtgatcggatgcattgaattccaatgcatcagatcacatgggcatatttgtgagatgtaaaagtgccctgccaagccaatatagtgccgggtgtttttacgtcggacccaaaacatagttctggaactgttttggccagaatacgtcggccgctacaTGGGttactatgggagcccatggcagcggccgtaggtgggagggagtttagcagcgtggctactaaactccctccctcttttcttctacccccccctccccctccccgtgcaggctcacctctcttcctctctgcgttctgtgcaatgggaggggaagggatgggggcggagctaagcaccggtccACTCTGCCTCCTCTTATTGATGCTATGGACAAGAGGCGGGGGCGAAGCTAAGTACCCGCCTTCTCCCTgcacttgtccatagccatcaatgggagaaggcggggcagaccggcgcttagctccacccctcccattgcagagaacgCGCGggaaggaagagaggtgagcctgcgatggggagggaggggaagtggGTGATGGCttggtgagctcggcgcatttgcgccgggctcatcaggccatatgaacaggcgcacaaacatttgatttgtgcgcccgttcaccaaatTTTTCACTaacaatgtagcgtatatcggccggctgtaaaaacggacggccgatatgcgctcgtgtgaaagaagcctaacccTGACAAGCAAAATATGTTGCAATGTAGAAACAAGATTATGTTAGTTGTAGAGTGgggttttaaaaattaaaaaaaaagttctaaagaaGGAACTATAAGCTTTGAGTTCCTTTTTATATCCAATGCATTTTTTTCACCATGCTTTATAATGAATAAAATCTACATAATTAACATCACAACATCCACGACAACCCAAGCtataatatcacattatttatcctgtgtgAACTCCATAAACAGTCTAAAATACACTTAGGCCACGGTCACACGGCGCGGATTCCCGACAGAAatgtcacggtttggccgcagcgaaaaaccgcgacatttccgccgggagacCTGCCGCGGCAAAACCcgccgcggctttgaagcggcccggccgcgcgCTCTTccaaaatagacatgctgcagtcggcaaatccgcgccgcagcagcggtcCCTGCCAACTTAGCCGTCCCGTGtccacgagatttctgagaaatctcgtccacatggctggctaatcccgggattagcggccgcatgaggatttgccgcggcgaatttccgcggcaaatccaccccgtgtgaacccagccttacagctgATCTCTCTTGCATattccatctccaaaataaacagaatgaaaacaaaaaaaaaaaacacaccaaaaatggtatcaattaAAACTTCAAGTTGTCCTGCAAAAGAGAAGCCCTCGTAGAGCTCATTCAAGGAAGAAAATAATGAGTTATGCGCCAACAGTTTTTCCCCTTTTTAATTGTATCAATCTAGAGAATATTACATTAATACTGCACAGTGAAAGCTGGAGAAACAGAAGCAATCCACCTTCAAAAACAAAATTACTGAATTTTTTAATCCgaacccaaaaaaaaaagtttcacgtAATATATACACTAAAAATGCTgccagcagagctaagctgtcttcaACTGCCTAATGGCATGTACGCCGAGCATGTCCATCAGATGGCAGCATACAtcgtccggccatgaaaacgctggccgatatacgctgatgtgaataagccctaagagagcTGAATATCAGCATCTTATTttataatacaccgctatacttctgtatagcaatgtattataaagcctatgaagctcagtgaGGGGCACAATAGCAATCCATCAAGACCCCACCATTACATTGTGGGGCTCCAATTGGGGACAAAAGGTAGCCCCCTCCCTCTACCAGGCTATATGCCGCGGTCGCATAGACTGAGAATAGCAAGTGCCAGACAATTATCGGccagtaataaatatatatatatatatatatatatatatatatatacatacatatacatacacacacacatatatatatatatatatatatatatatatatacacacacacacacataaacatatAAAATATGTTGTATATGTGGCATTGAATTCTTCATGTATTTAGCATGAAAAGGTGATTTAAATACATTTTCTAATGACCATTGCCTTTAACATACAGTATAAAGATGTACGCCAGAGATACGATGCTTAGCAAGGGAGAGTATATACAAAGCATGCTCAtactgccaaatttcccattggGAAGGAAATCCAGCACATTAGTGATATGTAAACATATTCAGCAGCCGGCATTTCATGGTAATAGAGGGACTGAAAAATGTAACCCTGTGCCAGGCCCTGCGGAGACGGAGACCTTATAAGGAAGCAGAAGCTAACGTGGGATCATTCTGTAGCAGTCAATGGATTCCATGTGCACGTAGCTCATCACACCGCCCTTTACTGTATGTTATGGGACTATATGTTCAGACGTGTCAGCAGGAATACTatcagaaaaagaacacatctagagaaAGGAAACCCCAAACTGTCCCTAGGTTCCAATATTGTAATACAACTTACAGCTAGTTTTTGCATTCCCCACTGTCTTATAAACGCcaacttttttgtctttttgggaTGGGCTTCACATATGAAAAGTGGAGTAAAACACATACTCACTTATGCTCGCTCCCCCCTGTATTCCATGCAGTCGCTCCCCTGTGATGTTACGTGCACAGGATgttgcaggctgctgcagccgATAGCAGAGATTGAGTATTGAGTTTTGGCTGCAGCAGACTGTAATATTCCTTCAAGAAGCAGGACTGTAGCCGGTAAAGAAACACCACACCGGGAGCGATGACTGAGCATCAGAGAGGAGTATATTAGCCATTTATTGTtttatggcagggagagctgtgtttcatagaaaaaaaaaaaaaggtcagacaacccccttaaccctttccaatccactgtctgacatctaaagacattctgattgaaggctgtgcagctcagaTGTAAGAAGACGTCCggctgggtattcttactgtatattactggccgctctgttgtcgggggcctctccggcatgtcacatactgcagtactggctctagccagcagatggcgccattgtataacagcagaaaacgaaagccccctaggaaaccctaaatccaaaattagatggcaaagggttaaggc
Coding sequences within it:
- the MYADM gene encoding myeloid-associated differentiation marker, with protein sequence MPVQKRTVAVNAHILKSPVGIVRILAAIFTCVTFSLVAHHRVYHGRTGDLCMFSWCFCFAVTIVILIVEVSGVQNRMPVSWKNFPITFAMFAVLMCLSASVIYPLYFLGDGNSGNQRTIKIVATVFSCLATLAYIIEVCFTRAHPGEVTGYMATVPGLLKVIESYIACVIFVFISDPVSYDRHDALKWCLSVYCICFIISILVVIMCVGECTSWLPCAFEKFLSGYALLAVLLYASALIVWPIFQFDSKHGGSPYRPGQCRHAGRYELCDSDKLVAVAVLTAFNLLIYIVDLVHSARLIFITVY